From the Bacillus sp. (in: firmicutes) genome, one window contains:
- a CDS encoding metalloregulator ArsR/SmtB family transcription factor yields the protein MQLGKSIAFFKAIGDATRIRIVTLLANGPLHGQAIAGKLGLTAPTITHHLQKLKEVNLVFQRRDKNTIYYHLNRSVLSHHGMALLQLAKQKEERDMTSLELEKQKVIQNFFTPEGKLKAIPAQRKKKLIVFEHIIRGLEIGRKYEEKEINEYIKRFHEDYATIRREFIINHYMYRENGIYELNPKEMWATIE from the coding sequence ATGCAGCTAGGTAAATCTATTGCTTTTTTTAAAGCAATCGGGGACGCGACACGCATTCGAATTGTTACATTGTTGGCCAATGGTCCGCTACATGGTCAGGCGATTGCCGGTAAATTAGGTTTAACGGCACCAACAATTACGCATCATCTGCAAAAGCTCAAAGAAGTGAATTTAGTATTCCAACGAAGAGATAAAAACACGATTTATTACCATTTAAACCGTTCCGTCCTGTCGCACCACGGAATGGCGCTCCTCCAGTTAGCCAAACAAAAGGAGGAAAGAGATATGACGTCACTTGAATTGGAAAAGCAAAAAGTTATTCAAAATTTCTTTACACCAGAAGGGAAATTAAAGGCTATTCCAGCGCAGCGAAAGAAGAAATTAATCGTGTTTGAACACATCATTCGAGGACTGGAAATAGGAAGAAAGTACGAGGAAAAAGAAATTAATGAGTATATTAAGAGGTTTCATGAAGACTATGCGACCATTCGTCGTGAGTTCATCATTAATCATTACATGTATCGGGAAAATGGTATTTACGAATTGAATCCAAAAGAAATGTGGGCAACAATTGAATAA
- a CDS encoding methylated-DNA--[protein]-cysteine S-methyltransferase — MSRYYATMTSPIGELYIFVNDHQVTDITFGKEKELLEEAIYEPSHSIIQEAFCQLDLYFQGKLVQFQLPIHFEGTPFQQKVWEALQAIPYGETRSYKDIAKMIGNEKAVRAVGQANRKNRLPIIVPCHRVIGKNGALTGYAGKEVEKKRILLQLEGALK; from the coding sequence ATGAGCCGATATTATGCAACAATGACAAGTCCGATTGGGGAATTATACATCTTTGTCAACGACCATCAAGTAACTGATATTACTTTTGGTAAAGAGAAGGAACTGTTGGAAGAGGCGATATATGAACCGTCCCATTCAATCATTCAGGAAGCCTTTTGTCAATTAGATTTATACTTTCAAGGGAAACTTGTACAGTTCCAGCTCCCCATACATTTCGAAGGGACCCCTTTTCAACAAAAAGTGTGGGAAGCGTTACAAGCGATTCCTTATGGAGAAACACGAAGTTACAAGGACATTGCCAAAATGATTGGAAATGAAAAAGCTGTCCGAGCCGTCGGCCAAGCAAATCGAAAAAATCGGTTGCCGATTATCGTTCCATGTCACCGAGTTATTGGAAAAAATGGTGCTTTAACCGGTTACGCCGGAAAAGAAGTGGAGAAAAAACGAATATTGTTACAGTTGGAAGGGGCTTTAAAGTAA